One part of the Clostridium thermosuccinogenes genome encodes these proteins:
- a CDS encoding ABC transporter permease has protein sequence MKNNNGAVIRRLTNRSLKANKKRNLFIIMAITLTTFLLGSVFSIGMSLLESKKMEEIRFLGTVAHAAVGHPTASQLEQLKRLDYVKVVGTGNNVGYVKNTEGMGRISLTLHYFDKTEWEKLRSPAYTDIVGSYPQKENEIMVSVGVLEKIGITNPSIGMEIPIAYYTDSKDSDALISENFRLSGWFTSYALIQSMNRADIILVSEELSKKHGKTIETDGTATLMFDDASRVLEYCEKLKVDLNLTENQPVVPAQAYQTGKEATIASLIALSAVIAFLIFTGYLLIYNVMYISVSQDVRFYGLLKTLGTTPKQIKRIVVGQILRLCMIGIPIGALLALLISLVAVPVAISMLGATSTGVVVSFSPLIYLGAAFFALLTALLGAFKPARKAAVISPIEAQKFTGIDYVSNHVYKPTRGKLYKMALRNIFREKKRAVVVLLSLSLGMTTFIAITTLVSGMNINHYIEAMYESDFALKNFALPDAKGLKQKFDDAFMKSLESLPGFEKLNITTLEWVRLEYTPDMFGEYIAAYASIQNGIGNLNEEQIRENFRGFIAGIDGEVLTKLNETLDKPIDIDAFDRGELALIATDNPELFSNVRELTISPLKKSESGLEKTSGGESIKIPLGGFVPYSFKNIGSGFAPTVFISNTLMAKIYQEPVISEINLDVSKEYEQPALNLLKQFTNDDNEIYLTSKLEAMRELSSAKMVLFVLGVSLALIIALIGVLNFVNVMSVGIMVRRHELAILESIGMSRRQVRKLLVREGLGYAVITLLLVFTIGNAVTLGIFTLFRQQATYAAYSYPFFPVILVSIIIIAICVITPEVAYHSIYKKSTIIERLRETE, from the coding sequence ATGAAAAACAACAACGGAGCTGTAATAAGGAGGCTCACAAATAGAAGCCTTAAGGCCAATAAAAAAAGAAACCTCTTTATCATCATGGCGATTACGCTCACAACCTTTCTCCTGGGTTCAGTTTTCAGCATTGGCATGAGCCTTTTGGAGTCCAAGAAGATGGAGGAAATACGATTCCTTGGCACCGTGGCACATGCCGCAGTCGGCCACCCCACCGCTTCACAATTGGAACAGCTTAAAAGACTGGATTATGTTAAAGTTGTCGGCACAGGCAACAATGTTGGTTATGTAAAAAATACAGAAGGAATGGGGAGAATAAGTTTAACCTTACACTACTTTGATAAAACAGAGTGGGAAAAATTACGTTCTCCCGCTTATACCGATATTGTGGGCAGCTACCCTCAAAAAGAAAATGAAATCATGGTATCAGTTGGGGTTCTGGAGAAAATTGGCATAACCAATCCGTCCATTGGCATGGAGATACCTATTGCCTACTATACGGACAGCAAGGACAGTGATGCGCTGATCAGCGAGAATTTTCGCCTGTCCGGATGGTTTACAAGTTATGCTCTTATACAGTCAATGAATAGGGCAGACATCATCCTGGTTTCGGAAGAACTGTCAAAAAAACATGGAAAAACGATAGAAACAGACGGAACAGCTACTCTGATGTTTGATGATGCCTCTCGGGTTTTGGAATACTGTGAAAAACTTAAAGTTGATTTGAATTTGACTGAGAATCAACCGGTCGTTCCGGCGCAAGCATATCAAACCGGTAAAGAGGCAACAATAGCCAGTCTGATTGCATTATCGGCGGTGATTGCTTTTTTGATTTTTACAGGCTATCTTTTGATATACAATGTCATGTATATTTCTGTTTCTCAGGATGTGCGTTTCTATGGACTTCTTAAAACACTGGGAACAACACCAAAACAAATTAAGCGTATTGTTGTTGGGCAGATCCTGCGTCTTTGCATGATTGGCATACCCATTGGAGCTTTGCTTGCTCTACTGATTTCTTTGGTTGCCGTTCCAGTAGCAATATCAATGTTGGGAGCTACCTCCACGGGTGTGGTTGTATCCTTTTCTCCTCTTATCTACCTTGGCGCAGCATTTTTTGCCTTGCTTACAGCCCTTTTAGGCGCATTCAAGCCGGCAAGGAAAGCAGCAGTTATTTCACCTATAGAGGCACAGAAATTTACGGGTATAGACTATGTCAGTAACCATGTATATAAGCCAACCCGTGGAAAGCTTTATAAAATGGCTTTACGTAACATTTTCCGGGAAAAAAAGCGTGCGGTAGTTGTATTGCTCAGCCTATCTCTGGGTATGACAACTTTTATAGCCATAACAACGTTGGTTTCCGGCATGAATATAAACCATTATATTGAAGCCATGTACGAAAGCGACTTTGCACTGAAAAATTTTGCATTACCCGACGCAAAAGGCCTAAAGCAAAAATTTGATGATGCTTTTATGAAAAGTCTGGAATCCCTGCCCGGGTTTGAAAAGTTAAACATAACGACGCTGGAATGGGTACGCCTTGAATATACACCAGACATGTTCGGTGAATATATAGCAGCCTATGCAAGTATTCAAAACGGTATTGGAAATTTGAATGAAGAACAGATTCGGGAAAACTTTCGAGGGTTCATTGCCGGTATTGATGGTGAAGTGCTCACAAAGCTGAATGAGACGCTGGACAAACCTATTGACATTGATGCTTTTGACCGGGGAGAGCTTGCATTGATTGCGACTGACAATCCGGAGCTGTTCTCAAATGTTCGTGAGTTGACCATTTCACCCCTTAAAAAGAGTGAATCAGGATTAGAAAAAACCTCCGGCGGAGAAAGTATAAAAATTCCTCTGGGTGGTTTCGTTCCCTATTCTTTTAAAAACATCGGTTCAGGTTTTGCTCCCACCGTGTTTATCTCAAATACCTTAATGGCCAAAATATACCAGGAACCGGTTATATCGGAAATAAATCTTGATGTTTCAAAAGAATATGAGCAACCAGCTCTTAATTTGTTAAAGCAATTTACCAATGACGATAACGAAATATACCTGACATCAAAGCTGGAAGCCATGAGGGAATTGAGCAGCGCCAAAATGGTACTGTTTGTCCTCGGTGTAAGTTTAGCTCTCATCATTGCTTTGATAGGTGTACTCAACTTTGTAAATGTAATGTCCGTTGGAATTATGGTTCGAAGACATGAATTAGCTATACTTGAATCCATAGGCATGAGCCGCCGTCAGGTTAGGAAGCTGTTAGTGCGCGAAGGGCTTGGGTATGCTGTAATAACGCTGCTTCTGGTCTTTACAATTGGAAATGCTGTTACTCTCGGTATTTTCACTTTATTCCGGCAGCAGGCCACCTATGCGGCATATAGCTATCCTTTTTTCCCGGTGATATTAGTAAGCATTATAATTATAGCAATCTGTGTGATAACACCTGAGGTTGCTTATCATTCCATTTATAAGAAATCTACCATTATAGAGCGGCTAAGGGAAACAGAATGA
- a CDS encoding response regulator transcription factor — MKTILLIEDDENLSRGIAFAFEKNGYQVISANSIKEGKRLLEQHEAHLIILDLGLPDGNGIDLCKEIRAYSKIPIIMLTACDLETDEVQGLMSGADDYITKPFSLSVLRARVETVLRRLESNKNSVIQSGIFKLDVNLCKLYRGDEEIPLSATEFRLINYFMSNAGQVLTKEQILSLWDKQGNFVDENTLSVNINRLRAKIENDPKNPKIIKTIYGIGYVWVKE; from the coding sequence ATGAAAACTATTTTATTGATTGAAGACGACGAAAATTTAAGCCGTGGCATAGCATTCGCCTTCGAGAAAAACGGCTACCAGGTTATATCAGCAAACAGCATCAAGGAAGGGAAACGGCTATTGGAACAGCATGAAGCCCATCTTATCATACTGGATTTAGGGCTTCCGGATGGCAATGGGATAGATTTGTGTAAAGAAATCAGAGCTTATTCCAAAATTCCCATTATCATGCTCACAGCCTGTGATTTGGAAACAGACGAAGTACAGGGTTTGATGTCCGGCGCTGATGATTATATAACAAAGCCGTTTTCGCTTTCGGTCTTGCGTGCACGCGTTGAAACCGTTCTTCGTCGACTGGAGTCTAATAAAAACAGCGTCATTCAATCCGGCATATTTAAGCTAGATGTTAACCTCTGCAAACTTTATCGTGGTGATGAGGAAATCCCGTTAAGCGCGACGGAGTTTCGACTTATCAATTATTTTATGAGCAATGCAGGACAAGTTCTAACCAAAGAGCAGATACTTTCGCTATGGGATAAACAGGGAAATTTTGTTGATGAAAACACTTTATCTGTGAACATTAACCGTTTGCGGGCAAAAATAGAAAATGATCCTAAAAACCCAAAGATAATAAAGACAATATATGGGATCGGCTATGTATGGGTAAAGGAGTGA
- a CDS encoding ABC transporter ATP-binding protein translates to MSILSAKRLKKYYGKEPNIVRALDGVNISVDAGEFVAVVGMSGSGKSTLLHMLGGLDKPTEGEVVVDGHELSKMSDEQLAVFRRRNVGFVFQNYNLVPILSVYENIVLPIELDGNKVDKTYIDEIIDTLGLSGKRNSLPNMLSGGQQQRVAIARALATKPSILLADEPTGNLDSKTSQDVLGVLKMTSTKFHQTMIMITHNEHIAQLADRIIHISDGKIIREGRGKK, encoded by the coding sequence TTGTCTATTTTATCAGCCAAAAGACTAAAAAAATATTACGGGAAAGAACCCAACATTGTCCGTGCCCTGGACGGCGTGAACATATCTGTTGATGCAGGCGAGTTTGTTGCGGTTGTCGGCATGTCCGGTTCCGGCAAAAGCACCCTCTTGCATATGCTTGGCGGTCTTGATAAGCCGACTGAAGGAGAAGTGGTGGTTGACGGGCACGAGCTTAGCAAAATGTCGGACGAACAGCTTGCCGTATTTCGCAGGCGCAATGTAGGCTTTGTGTTCCAAAACTATAATCTCGTTCCGATCTTAAGTGTTTATGAGAATATTGTGCTGCCTATTGAATTAGACGGCAATAAGGTAGATAAAACATATATAGATGAAATCATTGACACGTTGGGACTTTCCGGAAAGCGCAATAGCTTGCCCAATATGCTTTCCGGTGGTCAACAACAGCGCGTGGCCATTGCCCGGGCGCTTGCCACGAAACCGTCCATTTTACTTGCAGACGAGCCTACAGGTAATTTGGACAGCAAAACCAGCCAGGATGTTTTAGGCGTTCTGAAAATGACCTCTACGAAATTTCATCAAACCATGATTATGATTACCCATAACGAACATATTGCTCAACTCGCAGATCGGATCATCCATATATCCGATGGAAAAATCATCCGGGAGGGACGTGGCAAAAAATGA
- a CDS encoding sensor histidine kinase, with protein sequence MGKGVIELTYLPYILTGTAIAALTITILCCRKYAVDTLNAVEKILDHILAKDDSLSIGIAEDDRVSKLAHKARRIMDIYISEISQARKEKETIQGLISDMSHQMKTPLANISMYSDLLIEGSLSSEEQQEFLTRVKSETEKLQWMTDGLIKMSRLEIGAIQLAPVKTGIRQTIYESISSVVAIAAKKNIDIVVSPFDDIELYHDRKWTREALNNILENAIKYSPVNGSIEISVEPLSLYTKITITDHGIGIDKSEFNLIFKRFYRGQNTKNYEGTGLGLYLAAIIMEKQGGYILVDSKPFEYTSFSLFLQNCKK encoded by the coding sequence ATGGGTAAAGGAGTGATAGAGTTGACTTATTTGCCCTATATATTAACCGGAACTGCTATTGCCGCTCTCACCATCACCATCCTATGCTGCCGGAAGTATGCTGTTGACACCTTAAATGCTGTAGAAAAGATTTTAGATCACATCCTGGCGAAAGATGACAGCTTGTCTATAGGAATTGCAGAAGATGATCGTGTATCGAAGCTTGCACATAAAGCAAGACGGATTATGGATATATACATTTCCGAAATATCACAGGCCAGAAAGGAAAAAGAAACAATACAAGGGCTCATTTCCGATATGTCTCATCAGATGAAAACACCTTTAGCCAATATCTCAATGTATTCAGATTTGTTGATCGAAGGCAGTTTATCCTCAGAGGAGCAACAAGAATTTTTAACACGTGTAAAGTCGGAAACGGAAAAACTGCAATGGATGACCGATGGCCTGATTAAAATGTCAAGGCTTGAGATAGGAGCTATCCAGCTTGCTCCTGTAAAAACCGGCATCCGGCAAACTATATATGAAAGCATAAGCAGTGTGGTTGCTATCGCCGCAAAGAAAAACATAGACATAGTAGTATCTCCCTTTGACGATATAGAGCTTTACCATGATCGAAAATGGACCAGAGAAGCTCTCAACAACATTCTCGAAAACGCAATAAAATATTCGCCTGTTAACGGTTCTATCGAAATATCCGTTGAGCCATTATCCCTCTATACAAAAATTACAATAACCGACCACGGCATAGGCATCGACAAAAGTGAGTTTAACCTGATATTCAAGCGCTTTTATAGAGGACAAAACACAAAAAACTATGAAGGTACAGGGCTCGGCCTGTACCTTGCGGCGATAATCATGGAAAAGCAGGGTGGATATATCCTGGTGGATTCAAAGCCTTTCGAATATACTTCATTTTCCCTGTTCTTACAAAACTGTAAGAAGTAA